A region from the Wansuia hejianensis genome encodes:
- the nrdR gene encoding transcriptional regulator NrdR: protein MKCPFCNQDNTRVVDSRPVEDNNAIRRRRMCDECGKRFTTYEKVETIPLIVIKKDQNREQYDRSKIEGGVLRACHKRPVPVQKINELVDQVEIEIFNLEEKEIPSTVIGELVMNHLKDLDPVAYVRFASVYREFKDVNTFMDELKKILK, encoded by the coding sequence ATGAAGTGCCCATTTTGTAACCAGGATAATACAAGGGTGGTGGACTCGCGTCCGGTGGAGGATAACAACGCCATCCGGCGCCGCAGAATGTGCGATGAGTGCGGGAAACGGTTTACTACTTACGAGAAGGTGGAGACAATTCCCCTGATCGTAATTAAGAAGGATCAGAACAGGGAGCAGTATGACCGCTCCAAGATCGAGGGCGGAGTGCTCAGAGCCTGTCACAAGCGGCCGGTTCCGGTGCAGAAGATCAATGAGCTGGTAGACCAGGTGGAGATAGAGATCTTCAATCTGGAAGAGAAGGAGATACCCAGCACAGTCATCGGGGAACTCGTGATGAATCATCTGAAGGATCTGGACCCTGTGGCCTATGTGCGCTTTGCATCTGTGTACCGGGAATTCAAGGACGTGAATACCTTTATGGACGAACTGAAAAAGATCCTTAAATAA
- a CDS encoding PRC-barrel domain-containing protein, with protein MRLIDLKQKEVINICTCCSIGCPADVEFNCITGRITALIVPGPAKFCGILGREKDIIIPWECICQIGDDIILVKIPEEPPPPPPPRPPRNP; from the coding sequence ATGCGCCTAATTGACCTGAAACAGAAAGAAGTCATCAACATCTGCACCTGTTGCTCCATCGGCTGTCCCGCAGATGTGGAATTCAACTGTATCACCGGCCGGATCACTGCGCTGATCGTTCCCGGCCCTGCAAAATTCTGCGGCATTCTGGGACGTGAAAAGGACATCATCATCCCCTGGGAGTGTATCTGCCAGATCGGAGATGATATCATCCTCGTCAAAATCCCCGAAGAACCGCCGCCTCCGCCTCCGCCAAGGCCTCCACGGAATCCATAA
- a CDS encoding acylphosphatase: protein MMRLGPSSSENSEKGLKMEEHVRYHMIVSGRVQGVGFRYRVSHAANALGLTGWVTNCWNDTVELEVQGPPDVIGQMLDMAARSEAVWIEEIRKTRMELQKESGFHIR from the coding sequence ATGATGAGACTGGGACCATCCTCTTCCGAGAACAGTGAGAAGGGTCTGAAGATGGAAGAACATGTCCGTTACCATATGATCGTATCCGGACGGGTGCAGGGAGTGGGCTTCCGTTACCGGGTGAGCCATGCGGCGAATGCCCTGGGGCTGACCGGATGGGTGACGAATTGCTGGAATGATACGGTGGAGCTGGAGGTTCAGGGACCGCCGGATGTTATCGGCCAGATGCTGGATATGGCCGCGCGTTCGGAGGCTGTCTGGATTGAAGAGATCCGGAAGACGCGGATGGAGCTGCAGAAGGAATCAGGCTTTCACATCCGGTGA
- a CDS encoding xanthine phosphoribosyltransferase — protein MKSLEERIRKDGIVKSGNVLKVDSFLNHQMDVELFNEMGKEFKRLFADRPINKILTIEASGIGIACIVAQHFQVPVVFAKKTQSINIDGEVYSTKIESFTHKRVYDVIVSRKYIQPTDHVLIIDDFLANGCAVRGLIDMIQSAGATVEGVGIAIEKGQQPGGRMLREDGIRVESLAIIESMDDETGTILFREQ, from the coding sequence ATGAAGAGTTTGGAAGAACGGATTCGAAAAGACGGAATCGTAAAGAGCGGGAATGTGCTGAAGGTAGACAGCTTCCTGAATCATCAGATGGATGTGGAGCTGTTTAACGAAATGGGAAAGGAATTCAAACGGCTTTTTGCGGACCGTCCCATTAATAAGATTCTCACGATTGAGGCGTCCGGGATAGGGATCGCCTGCATTGTGGCGCAGCATTTCCAGGTGCCGGTGGTATTCGCGAAAAAGACACAGAGCATTAATATAGACGGAGAGGTTTATTCAACAAAGATAGAATCCTTCACCCATAAACGGGTCTATGATGTGATTGTTTCCAGAAAATATATTCAGCCCACAGACCATGTGCTGATCATTGACGATTTCCTGGCCAACGGCTGTGCCGTGCGCGGTCTGATCGACATGATCCAGAGTGCAGGAGCGACCGTCGAAGGCGTGGGGATCGCTATTGAGAAGGGCCAGCAGCCTGGCGGCAGGATGCTTCGGGAAGACGGAATCCGCGTGGAGTCCCTGGCGATCATCGAGAGCATGGATGATGAGACTGGGACCATCCTCTTCCGAGAACAGTGA
- a CDS encoding SPFH domain-containing protein yields MGLFGNQFANVVEWEEYRDDVLFWKWGNREIKKGSRLIIRPGQDAVFLYNGRVEGIFKDEGSFDIESEIIPFLSSLKGFKFGFNSGIRAEVLFVNTKELTVKWGTKNAINIPAPGLPGGMPVRAFGTFNCKVADHAVLIDKIAGIRQQFTIDDVKERVISILDQLLMKWIVREGKDMFNLQANAFDIARGICEDLDMEMLKIGIGIAGFVISNVSYPEEIQRMAEKVASQSMIGDMGRYQQAAMTDAVSNGGGSAGSMAGTMAGMGMGMAMGQQMASQMQQASVFGGQNPQGNPAPAGQQSGQSGGSVPNFCPNCGIKTEGANFCPNCGIKLIRS; encoded by the coding sequence ATGGGACTATTTGGAAATCAATTTGCGAATGTTGTTGAATGGGAGGAGTACCGGGATGACGTCCTGTTCTGGAAATGGGGCAACCGGGAGATCAAGAAGGGCAGCCGGCTGATCATCCGGCCGGGCCAGGATGCGGTCTTTCTGTATAATGGCAGGGTGGAAGGCATTTTTAAGGATGAGGGAAGCTTTGATATTGAATCAGAGATCATCCCGTTCCTGTCTTCCCTGAAGGGATTTAAGTTCGGATTTAACAGCGGTATCCGTGCTGAAGTGCTGTTTGTCAACACAAAGGAGTTAACAGTGAAATGGGGCACAAAGAATGCGATCAATATCCCTGCACCGGGGCTGCCGGGGGGGATGCCGGTCCGGGCTTTTGGTACGTTTAACTGTAAGGTGGCTGACCACGCAGTCCTGATCGATAAAATTGCGGGAATCCGGCAGCAGTTTACAATTGACGATGTGAAAGAACGGGTTATATCCATACTGGATCAGCTTTTGATGAAGTGGATCGTAAGAGAAGGCAAGGATATGTTCAATCTGCAGGCCAATGCATTTGACATTGCCCGGGGCATCTGCGAAGATTTGGATATGGAGATGCTGAAGATAGGAATTGGGATCGCGGGCTTTGTAATTTCCAATGTCAGCTATCCGGAGGAAATACAGAGAATGGCTGAGAAGGTTGCTTCTCAGAGCATGATCGGCGATATGGGCCGATATCAGCAGGCAGCGATGACAGACGCTGTGTCCAACGGCGGCGGATCAGCCGGCAGCATGGCCGGTACCATGGCCGGCATGGGAATGGGGATGGCTATGGGGCAGCAGATGGCCAGCCAGATGCAGCAGGCATCAGTATTCGGCGGCCAGAATCCACAGGGAAACCCAGCTCCGGCAGGACAGCAGTCCGGCCAGAGCGGCGGTAGCGTGCCGAATTTCTGCCCGAATTGCGGAATTAAGACAGAGGGAGCTAATTTCTGTCCGAACTGTGGGATAAAGCTGATACGTTCCTGA
- a CDS encoding PspA/IM30 family protein, which produces MAGIIKRFKDIMSANINALLDKAEDPEKMIDQYLRDMESDLGKVKAETAAVMAEETRAKRELDECGQEIEKMQRYAEKALTAGNEEDARKFLEKKAQLARNKETCQQVYDSASANAEKMKEMHDKLTKDIASLNERKASIKAKLAAAKAQQRMNDLTAKVGNVSVTDGVSAFDRMEAKADRMLDEANAMAELNTPSSEDLSVEDLKKKYDGGASADVDDELAALKKKMGL; this is translated from the coding sequence ATGGCAGGAATCATCAAAAGATTTAAGGACATTATGTCAGCGAATATCAATGCGTTGCTGGATAAGGCAGAAGACCCGGAGAAGATGATCGACCAGTATCTGAGGGACATGGAAAGCGACCTGGGCAAAGTGAAAGCTGAGACGGCCGCTGTGATGGCAGAAGAGACGAGAGCGAAAAGAGAGCTGGATGAGTGCGGCCAGGAGATTGAGAAAATGCAGCGCTATGCTGAGAAAGCCCTTACGGCCGGCAATGAGGAGGACGCCAGGAAGTTCCTGGAGAAAAAAGCCCAGCTGGCCAGGAATAAAGAGACCTGTCAGCAGGTCTATGACAGTGCGTCTGCCAACGCCGAGAAGATGAAAGAAATGCATGATAAGCTGACAAAGGACATAGCCAGTTTGAACGAGAGGAAAGCGTCCATTAAGGCCAAGCTAGCGGCAGCCAAGGCACAGCAGCGGATGAATGATCTGACCGCCAAGGTGGGCAATGTGAGTGTCACCGACGGAGTTTCCGCCTTCGACCGAATGGAGGCCAAGGCCGACAGGATGCTGGACGAGGCCAATGCCATGGCAGAGCTGAACACTCCCTCCTCAGAGGACCTGAGCGTCGAAGACCTGAAGAAAAAATACGATGGCGGCGCCTCCGCAGATGTAGATGACGAGCTGGCGGCGTTGAAAAAGAAAATGGGACTGTAA
- a CDS encoding C-GCAxxG-C-C family protein, which yields MKTRVEKTQELHSRGYNCAQAVACAYCDLVGISEDEMFRMTEGYGLGMGCMNGICGAVSGAVTLAGMKNSLGCENPTSKKATYQLSGEILKEFEEKNGSAICRDLKGVDTGRVLRACNDCIRDAAELAEKILFTKEV from the coding sequence ATGAAAACGAGAGTGGAAAAGACCCAGGAACTGCACAGCAGGGGTTATAACTGTGCGCAGGCAGTGGCCTGTGCCTATTGTGATCTCGTGGGGATCAGCGAGGATGAGATGTTCCGCATGACGGAAGGTTATGGACTGGGTATGGGCTGCATGAACGGGATCTGCGGGGCAGTATCAGGCGCGGTCACACTGGCAGGCATGAAGAACAGCCTGGGCTGTGAAAATCCCACCAGCAAGAAAGCTACGTATCAGCTGTCAGGAGAGATCCTGAAAGAATTTGAAGAGAAAAACGGTTCTGCGATCTGCCGTGATTTAAAAGGGGTGGATACGGGCAGGGTGCTCAGGGCGTGCAACGATTGCATCAGAGACGCGGCAGAGCTGGCGGAGAAAATTTTATTTACGAAAGAGGTATAG
- a CDS encoding COG2426 family protein: protein MLKYYLITFLVSMVPIIELRGAIPIAVGMGVPLVPAYIIAVIGNMLPVPFIYFFARKVLVWGSTKRAIGRFFRFCLEKGESGGRKLKEKAGKGLFIALLLFVGIPLPGTGAWTGTLAASMLDMGFKKSVIAVMGGVLLAGVIMGAASAGLFGAVGSVLGG from the coding sequence ATGCTGAAATACTATTTGATTACATTTCTGGTATCTATGGTTCCGATTATTGAACTGAGGGGAGCGATCCCGATTGCCGTCGGCATGGGCGTTCCGCTTGTCCCGGCGTATATAATTGCCGTGATTGGAAACATGCTGCCTGTGCCGTTTATTTATTTCTTCGCCAGAAAGGTATTGGTCTGGGGGAGCACCAAAAGGGCCATCGGAAGGTTTTTCCGGTTCTGCCTGGAAAAAGGTGAGTCGGGCGGCAGGAAACTGAAGGAAAAGGCAGGGAAAGGCCTGTTTATCGCATTGTTGCTATTCGTGGGAATCCCGCTTCCGGGGACGGGCGCCTGGACCGGCACGCTGGCGGCCAGCATGCTGGACATGGGATTCAAGAAAAGCGTGATCGCCGTAATGGGAGGCGTGCTGCTGGCCGGAGTCATCATGGGAGCTGCATCGGCCGGCCTGTTCGGAGCGGTTGGAAGCGTCCTGGGCGGCTGA
- a CDS encoding undecaprenyl-diphosphate phosphatase: MGLIEWFKVVVLGIVEGITEWLPISSTGHLILVGDLLKLNVSDAFMEMFNVVIQLGAIMAVVVLYFSQLWPFHTMKTAPARSCFAHPVEDGAAGKFQRFANHYLHMDKIVMWLKIAVSCIPGLLIGLPLDDWLEEHMHRTVPVAVMLIVYGVLFLLVENHNRGRKPRISRISQITWKDALIIGFFQALAIVPGTSRSGATIIGGILIGMSRTLAAEYTFYLAVPTMLGASAIKLLKFGLHFTGVEVSVLIIGMVVAFAVSILAIKFLMSYIKRHDFKVFGWYRIVLGALVIGLFAAGILKG, translated from the coding sequence ATGGGTTTGATTGAATGGTTTAAGGTGGTGGTCCTTGGTATTGTGGAGGGGATCACGGAGTGGCTGCCTATCAGCAGTACCGGCCATCTGATACTGGTGGGGGATCTGCTGAAGCTGAATGTCAGTGATGCGTTTATGGAGATGTTTAACGTGGTGATACAGCTGGGGGCAATCATGGCGGTTGTCGTGCTGTATTTCAGCCAGCTGTGGCCATTCCACACGATGAAGACGGCCCCGGCCCGGAGCTGCTTCGCACATCCGGTTGAAGACGGGGCCGCGGGGAAATTCCAGAGGTTTGCCAATCATTATCTTCACATGGACAAAATTGTCATGTGGCTGAAGATTGCAGTATCCTGTATACCAGGGCTGCTGATCGGCCTTCCGTTGGATGACTGGCTGGAGGAGCATATGCACCGCACGGTTCCGGTGGCAGTTATGCTGATTGTCTATGGCGTGCTGTTTCTGTTGGTGGAGAATCATAACCGGGGGAGGAAGCCGCGGATTTCAAGAATCAGCCAGATTACATGGAAGGACGCGCTGATTATTGGATTTTTCCAGGCGTTGGCGATAGTTCCGGGCACCTCGCGTTCGGGTGCGACGATTATCGGCGGGATACTGATCGGGATGTCCAGGACTCTGGCGGCGGAGTATACTTTCTATCTGGCTGTCCCCACAATGCTGGGCGCGTCAGCGATTAAGCTGCTGAAGTTCGGACTCCATTTTACAGGAGTGGAAGTATCGGTGCTCATCATCGGCATGGTGGTGGCATTTGCTGTGTCCATCCTGGCTATTAAATTCCTGATGAGCTATATTAAACGCCATGATTTCAAGGTGTTCGGCTGGTACAGGATTGTGCTGGGGGCGCTGGTGATCGGGCTGTTTGCGGCGGGAATATTAAAAGGCTGA